The Acidithiobacillus thiooxidans ATCC 19377 DNA window ATGCAATTAATGGGCATAGCCGGTGCTGGCAGCTTCCTGACACCGGGTGCCGTGCAGTCGGCGTGGGGGTCAGATGCCGACCCTTATGAAATTCCTGATTATGGGAATGTCACCTTATTGCACATGACTGACTCCCATGCGCAATTGCTGCCGGTATGGTGGCGTGAGCCGGATACCAACATCGGCGTAGGGCAGGTACTGAATCAGGTTCCCCATCTCTGCGGACAGTGGATGCTGGATTATTATGGAGTAGCCACCCCCTCTTCCAGCAAATATGCCTATTCTTGCCTGGACTTCGACACCCTCGCGCACAAATACGGTAAAATCGGTGGATACGCGCACATCGCCAGCCTGGTCAAACGTTATCGGCAACAAAGGGGAGACAAGGTGTTGCTGCTGGATGGAGGCGATACCTGGCAGGGTTCAGCGACCAGTCTCTGGACCAAGGGCGCGGATATGGTCGGTGCCCAGAATCTCCTGGGAATAAATGATTTTGTGGGTCACTGGGAATTCACTTACGGGCAGGATCAGGTGGAGCACCTGGTCAAAACTGAACTCAAGGCCAATTTTCTGGCCCAGAATATCTTCAACAACACCTGGCAGGAACTGGTTTTCAAACCCTACCATATTCATGAGGTCAGTGGCCGTAAAATTGCCGTTATTGGACAGGCCTTTCCGTTTACCCCCATCGCCAATCCCGGTTACATGATACCTGACTGGGGGTTTGGCATTCATACCGAACATATGCAGAAAATGGTGACAGAATGCCGTGAGAAACAACACGCAGACTTGGTGGTTGTGCTCTCGCATAACGGCGCTGACGTTGACAAGAAAATGGCCGCAATGGTCAAGGGTATTGACATCATTCTGGGTGGCCATACCCATGATATTATGGGACCCAAGCCTTTCATGGTCGGCAATACGCTGATTATCAATACCAGCACCAATGGCAAGGTATTAGCCCGTTTCGATCTGGATGTCGGCAAAGGCAAACTCAATGGCTGGCGTTTCCATTATCTGCCGGTGTTCTCCAACCTGATCAAGGAAGATCCGGAGATGGCTGACTATATCCATAAGGTCCGCAGCCCTTATCAGCAGAAATTGGCGCAACCTCTGGCTACTACCGAAAGCCTGCTTTATCGGCGTGACAACTTTAATGGCAGCTTTGACCAGTTGCTCTGTGATGCCTTACGGGAAGAAATGGATTGCGAAGTCTCTTTCTCCCCCGGTTTCCGTTGGGGCTACTGCAAGCTCCCCGGCGAAACCATCACCATGGAAGACGTCATGGGTCAGACGGCCATTACCTATCCCCAGGTTACCGTCAACACCTACACCGGCGAACAAATCAAGAACATCATGGAGCAGGTGGCAGATAACATCTTCAATCCGAACCCCTATTATCAGCAGGGCGGGGATATGATAAGGGTCGGGAATATTCAGTATGATTTCAATCCCGATGAAAAAATCTATCATCGTTGCAGCAATATGCGGATTGGTGGTCAAACGATGTCTGCCAGCAAAAAATACAAAGTGGCAGGATGGGCAGCCATGCAACCTGTTGAAGGGAAACCAGTCTGGGATATTTTTTCACAGTGGCTGCAATCCAAAAAGAATGTACGGGTAGACAAGGTAGATCTGCCAGTACTCAACAAGGACATGGCAAACAACCACGGCATTGCCTTTCCCAAAACCTACAAGCTTTAACCATGTTCAGGTGACGAGCAGCATTAGCCAGCGGTTTTACCGCTGGTTTTTTTTGTGGACAAAACAAGGTCCTGTAGCCAAATCACCCCATTTCACCAGATTTTATCTCAACCATACCTCATGCTAGACTGCGCACTGAATTTTGCAGCCCGGAAATGATGTTTAACTTTGTTCACGTCCCGGCCGTGTCCCCACTTGCATAATAAAGGCTTGTAACCAGATGATCATGAAACGCATTCTTGGACTCTTTTCCACGGACCTCGCTGTTGACCTGGGTACGGCCAATACCCTGATTTATGTGCGAGGAAAGGGCATTGTCCTCTCGGAACCTTCTGTCGTTGCCATTCATACTGGCCGCCGTGGTGGAGGTAGTCGGCGTTTACATGTCGGTGAAGAGGCCAAACGGATGCTCGGACGCACCCCCGCCAACATCACCGCCATTCGGCCTTTAAAAGACGGCGTCATTGCCGATTTTGAAATTACGGAGGCGATGCTCAAGCACTTCATTCGGCGCGTCCATCACCAGCGTTTTCTCAGCCCCAGTCCCCGTATTATTGTTTGTGTGCCCTACGGAGCCACGCAGGTTGAACGCCGTGCCATCCGCGAATCAGCCATGAGCGCAGGAGCCCGCGAAGTGCATCTGATTGAAGAACCCATGGCAGCAGCCATTGGCGCCGGCATGCCGGTCGCCGAACCCACCGGCTCCATGGTGGTGGACATTGGCGGTGGGACCACTGAAGTCGGGGTAATTGCTCTGGGCGGTGTGGTTTATTCCCAAAGCGTCCGGGTAGGGGGCGACAAGATGGACGAAGCCATCGTTAATTATATTCGCCGCAATTACGGTATGTTGATTGGTGAAAGTACGGCCGAAGAAATCAAGAAAAAAGTGGGTTGTGCTTATCCCGGTCAGGAAGTGCTGACGCTTGAAGTGCGCGGGCGTAATCTCGCCGAAGGCGTTCCCCGCACTTTCAGCATCAACAGCAATGAAATCATGGAGGCTCTTCAGGAACCGCTGGGGGCCATTGTTGGCGCCATCAAGCTGGCCCTGGAACAAACCCCTCCGGAGCTCGCTGGCGATATTGCCGAGCGCGGTATGGTGCTGACGGGAGGTGGTGCCCTGTTGCGCGATCTGGACCGCCTCATCATGGAGGAGACCTCCTTGCCGGTGATCGTTGCCGAAGACCCTTTGACCTGTGTGGCTCGAGGCAGTGGTCGTGCTCTGGAAGAGCTAGAACTTCTGGGTGAGGTATTCGCCGACGATTAATCCGGCGAAACTGTAAACATTCTACATGCCAGCGTTGTTTTTCCCCCGCCGCTACCCGCCGCTCCTTCGTGTAGCGGCGTTTGTGTTGTTGAGTATTGTCATTGCGGCGCTCAGCGAAAAGCATCCCAATATGCTGAACTGGTCCGGTAATCTGACTTATCCCATTCATTGGCTGGATCTGCAGGCCACAGAAAACTGGCGTAAAGTGAGTGAATACCTGCAAGATCGCCGCAGTTTGCTTGCTGAAAACGCGCAAATGCGGGAAAAACTCAAAACACTGGAACCAAAACTGCTGGAAAACGAGATATTACACAATGAAAACCGGCAACTGCTGGCATTACTCGACAGTTTTCCCCAGCCACCCGGGAAGATGGCTGTAGCCCAGGTCATCGCCGAAAACTTTTCTCCCGGTAGCCAGCTCATTACCGTCAATCTGGGCAGTCGCAATGGTGTTCAGGTAGGTCAGCCGGTGCTGGCCGCTGGCGGTGTGGCCGGGCAAGTCATTCACGTAGCCGATCTCAGCGCCCAGATCGCCCTGATTTCCGACCTCGACAGCAGCATCCCGGCGCAACTGGCGGGCACAAACCTTCCGCTGCTGGTTAATGGAAAGGGCAATATTCATTGGTTAAGTGTTCCCTTTCAGCCGCGCAACACCCCCCTGAAAGCAGGTGATCAATTGGTCACATCTGGACTCGGAGGGCGTTTTCCCTCTGGCCTGCATATTGGTACCATTTCCAGGGTCATTCATAATGGTGACGAACCCTTTGCGCAAATTTCAGTGCAGCCCTCAGTACCCTTGGGTCAGCTCACTACCGTACTTATCCTTCTGAACAACAACACAACATCACGGCCAAGCAAGCCATGAATGCGGTTGCCCTGGTAATCGCCTTTTTCCTGGCCATGGCCC harbors:
- the soxB gene encoding thiosulfohydrolase SoxB is translated as MNLSRRDFMQLMGIAGAGSFLTPGAVQSAWGSDADPYEIPDYGNVTLLHMTDSHAQLLPVWWREPDTNIGVGQVLNQVPHLCGQWMLDYYGVATPSSSKYAYSCLDFDTLAHKYGKIGGYAHIASLVKRYRQQRGDKVLLLDGGDTWQGSATSLWTKGADMVGAQNLLGINDFVGHWEFTYGQDQVEHLVKTELKANFLAQNIFNNTWQELVFKPYHIHEVSGRKIAVIGQAFPFTPIANPGYMIPDWGFGIHTEHMQKMVTECREKQHADLVVVLSHNGADVDKKMAAMVKGIDIILGGHTHDIMGPKPFMVGNTLIINTSTNGKVLARFDLDVGKGKLNGWRFHYLPVFSNLIKEDPEMADYIHKVRSPYQQKLAQPLATTESLLYRRDNFNGSFDQLLCDALREEMDCEVSFSPGFRWGYCKLPGETITMEDVMGQTAITYPQVTVNTYTGEQIKNIMEQVADNIFNPNPYYQQGGDMIRVGNIQYDFNPDEKIYHRCSNMRIGGQTMSASKKYKVAGWAAMQPVEGKPVWDIFSQWLQSKKNVRVDKVDLPVLNKDMANNHGIAFPKTYKL
- a CDS encoding rod shape-determining protein; this translates as MKRILGLFSTDLAVDLGTANTLIYVRGKGIVLSEPSVVAIHTGRRGGGSRRLHVGEEAKRMLGRTPANITAIRPLKDGVIADFEITEAMLKHFIRRVHHQRFLSPSPRIIVCVPYGATQVERRAIRESAMSAGAREVHLIEEPMAAAIGAGMPVAEPTGSMVVDIGGGTTEVGVIALGGVVYSQSVRVGGDKMDEAIVNYIRRNYGMLIGESTAEEIKKKVGCAYPGQEVLTLEVRGRNLAEGVPRTFSINSNEIMEALQEPLGAIVGAIKLALEQTPPELAGDIAERGMVLTGGGALLRDLDRLIMEETSLPVIVAEDPLTCVARGSGRALEELELLGEVFADD
- the mreC gene encoding rod shape-determining protein MreC; translation: MPALFFPRRYPPLLRVAAFVLLSIVIAALSEKHPNMLNWSGNLTYPIHWLDLQATENWRKVSEYLQDRRSLLAENAQMREKLKTLEPKLLENEILHNENRQLLALLDSFPQPPGKMAVAQVIAENFSPGSQLITVNLGSRNGVQVGQPVLAAGGVAGQVIHVADLSAQIALISDLDSSIPAQLAGTNLPLLVNGKGNIHWLSVPFQPRNTPLKAGDQLVTSGLGGRFPSGLHIGTISRVIHNGDEPFAQISVQPSVPLGQLTTVLILLNNNTTSRPSKP